From one Amia ocellicauda isolate fAmiCal2 chromosome 17, fAmiCal2.hap1, whole genome shotgun sequence genomic stretch:
- the LOC136712658 gene encoding uncharacterized protein LOC136712658, whose amino-acid sequence MAYQRSVHQAMGCTPASIMLGQELHMPTELLYGRPPGDNTEGPELEYVHELQDCLDVVKRKHQYNVRGHGKHYQPGYKVWIYVTRRQRGNCPKMMRVWEGPCTVLQALSQVVYRVQRAGHRRKVVLHQDRMTPYRVGKPESTGFLEEQSEEETIALPALDLGDEAGEVGYPVVTDTPPTELPHATAEVQRCHLLHSSLSRDSTV is encoded by the coding sequence ATGGCCTACCAGAGATCAGTGCACCAGGCAATGGGATGTACACCTGCTTCCATAATGCTTGGACAGGAGCTGCACATGCCTACTGAACTGCTGTATGGGCGGCCTCCAGGGGATAACACAGAGGGCCCAGAGCTGGAATATGTCCATGAACTCCAGGATTGTCTGGATGTAGTTAAACGGAAACATCAGTACAATGTCCGAGGCCATGGGAAGCATTATCAGCCAGGGTATAAGGTCTGGATTTACGTTACTCGCAGACAACGTGGGAACTGCCCAAAAATGATGAGAGTATGGGAAGGCCCCTGCACAGTCCTGCAGGCCCTGTCCCAGGTTGTCTACAGAGTTCAGAGGGCAGGTCACCGTAGGAAGGTAGTCCTTCACCAGGACAGAATGACACCTTACCGGGTGGGGAAGCCGGAAAGCACTGGGTTTCTGGAGGAGCAAAGTGAGGAAGAGACCATCGCACTACCTGCCCTGGACCTGGGAGATGAAGCTGGGGAGGTGGGATATCCAGTGGTGACGGACACACCACCAACAGAGCTTCCCCATGCCACCGCTGAG